The DNA region TTCCGCGATCAAGGGCAGGACTTCAAGGCGGTTCAGCAGCTGCTCGGAGGTTTTGCCCGAGTTGGCGTCCCAGCTCGCCACGGAATGACAGCCCGGCCGCCCCTGCAGGTCCACGCAGAGAATCAGATGGTCACCGGGTTGGGCCAGGTGGCTTCGAAGAAGGCTTCGCGCGTAACCCAAAATGGCCACGCTCAGGGAAGGATGTTCCAAAGGCGCATCCGGATGCAGATGGCCGCCCAGCATGGGTACCTGAAGCTTATGGCATCCCTTCTTGATGCCCTCGACGATTTGGGCGCGCTGAGTGTCGTCGCCGCTGGCCAACACGTTCACCAGGCCGATGGGACGCCCGCCCATGGAATAGACGTCATTCACCGTTACCATAACGGCCGCCTTTCCGGCGGCATACGGTTCGTTCTTGAGTAAGCCGGCCATGATGCCGTCCGCGGCCAGTAGGAGATAGCCTCGATTCCATGGGATGACGGCCGTGTCGTCGCCGTAGTTAGGCAGTTGAACCCCGAATTGTTGGGTGGAAGCCAGTGCTTCCACCACTTCTTTGATGGGCCGTTTTCGCAGGACTCCCATGTACTCGCGGACGGCGCGCGCGTGTTGTCGCACATCCATGTTCAAAAATGCTCCTGCAAATGGAAAACGACTTTAAAACGCCGAAATCAGGTTTAGAAACGACAAAGCAATGTAGGGGCGTATTGCAATACGCCCCTACCCGGTGTCTTTCTCTCCGGTCTCCTCAAGAGGAGCTTGCATCATCTGATGGGGACGGCCCAGCAGATCCGCAATAGGTCCAACGGGTTTCCATCCCAGTTTCAGGAAAAGCGGGACGTTCTGCTGCTGAATATGGGCCGTGAACAGGGTGCAGCCCAGTTGTTTCACCCGCCGGACCGCCTCTTCCACCAGCAGCTCTCCTACTTTCGAGGACCTGTGATCCTTGAGGACCGCCAATCTGCCGCCGATCCAATGCCCGTTTCCGGAAGCTCCGGGATAGATGCGCACCGTACCCACGATGTCTTCGTCCAGATTGGCCACCAGATGCCGGCCTCGATCATCGTGCTCGTCCACGTCCGTCTCGGAAAACAACCGTTGTTCGTTCACGAAAACCTGATGGCGAACGCCGAAGGCCGCGGCCTTTTCCTCATCCGTGCGCGCGCTGTGACACACGAGGCGTTCGACGGGTTCCTCGAAGGCATGCAACGCCGAGCAGGCCCCGCAACGCACGCATCCGGCTAGGCAACGACGGCTGGAAAGGCCTTTGCGTTTCAGGATGT from Deltaproteobacteria bacterium includes:
- a CDS encoding methanogenesis marker 2 protein; this translates as MDVRQHARAVREYMGVLRKRPIKEVVEALASTQQFGVQLPNYGDDTAVIPWNRGYLLLAADGIMAGLLKNEPYAAGKAAVMVTVNDVYSMGGRPIGLVNVLASGDDTQRAQIVEGIKKGCHKLQVPMLGGHLHPDAPLEHPSLSVAILGYARSLLRSHLAQPGDHLILCVDLQGRPGCHSVASWDANSGKTSEQLLNRLEVLPLIAEAGLARAAKDVSNAGILGTASIMMENSNKGAVVHLDAIPKPDGLPLEDWVRCFQSYGFILSVPPDHAQQVIGLFQERYITARSIGRVSGDPTVILVKGDEAEILFDFRKDAITGIRYGEDGSAG